A stretch of DNA from Allomeiothermus silvanus DSM 9946:
GGAGAGGCTAATGTGAACCCCGCCCGCGGCGTATGTTTGCGGCGATGGCCGGGTAGCGAGTCTAGGGGAACACATCTAGCAGATGGGCTTTCACTTGGAACGCTACCCCTGAGTACCGGCGCCAGCCGGGGGCCGATGGCCCTTCACTGCCCTACGGTCGGCGAAACAAACATCTCGGGCGGGGGCCCCAAATAGCTAAAGCCAGAGGTCACGCCCCGACTGCTCTCAGCACCTCGCCCAGTACGTCCAGCGCGATATCCGCCTCTTCGAGGGTCAAGATCAGCGGGGGGGCCAGTCGCACCGTACTGGGCCCTGCCGAGAGGACCAGCAGGCCTTTCTCGAAGGCTTTTTGCTGAACCTGGTCGCGCAGGGCGGGGTCCTCGTTGCGGGTCTCACGGTCTTTCACGAAATCCAGGCCGATCATCAATCCCCGCCCGCGCACGTCACCTAGCCGGGGATGTTTTTTCTGCAACTCGAGCAATCCCCGCATCAGGTGTTCGCTTACCCTGCGGGCGTTATCCATCACCCCCTCTTCAAGGAGGTCTAGTGTCGCCAGGGCTGCTGCCACCGAGACTGCGTTCCCGCCGAAGGTAGTGCCATGGGCTGCGGGCGTCCAGGTAGAGAGTTCTTCGCGGAAGAGCACCGCGCTGATGGGGTAGCCGGAGGCTAGCCCTTTGGCCAGCACCACGATGTCGGCTTGCACTCCTTCCTGCTCCATGGCTAAAAAGGTTCCGGTGCGCCCCACTCCACTTTGCACCTCGTCGGCCACCAGCAGGATGCCGTGTCGCTGGGTTAGCTCGCGCAAGCCCTGCACGAAGCCCTTAGGCGGCACCACGTACCCGCCCTCACCCTGAATAGGCTCGAGGAAGACCGCTGCGACCTCGTCTGCAGGCAAACTAGTGCGGAATAGGTGCTCGAGGTAATCCAGCACGGCTTGCCCAACATTTTCCGGGCTCGCCCCCAGCGGCGGGCGGTAGGGGTGAGGGTAGGGGAGATGGACCACATGGGGCAATAGGGGTCCGAAGCCGCGGCGGTACTTGGCGTTCGAGGCGGTGAGCGACAAAGAACCCAGGGTACGCCCGTGGAAGCTCCCGGCGAAAGAGATCAGGTAAGGGCGGCGGGTGTGGTAGCGGGCCAGCTTGATGGCCGCCTCGATGCCCTCGGTGCCGGAGTTCCCGAAGAATACTCGGTAACCCCCGCCTAGCTTGGCGGCGAGGCGCTCAGCCAGGGTAACGGCGGAGTCATGGGTAAAGTCGGAGAAGCAGACGTGGGCGAACTTTTGGGCCTGCTCGGTCACGGCCTTGACCACCCGAGGATGGGCATAGCCGGTGGTGTTGACGGCGATCCCCGCCATCAGATCCAGGAAGCTGTTCCCGTCCACGTCATATAGCCAGCAGCCCTCGCCGCGCTCGGGCACCAGCGCATAGGGGCGGACGTACGAAGTAGACATCTGCCGGCGGTCGCGCTCGAGAATAGCTTTGGCTTTAGGACCGGGTAGAGCAGTCTGGATCAAAGGACGCGTCAGCATGTACCCAGTATACGGCTATACAAAGCGTAATTCATTGGGCAGATGAGCCAGGAGAATCCGGTATAAAAGGCTATGGACTGGATCCACGCCACCTTGCTGGGGGTGCGGTTTGTGCTCGAGTTGTGTGCTGTATGCGCCCTCGGCTACTGGGGCTTGCAGACGGGGCAAAACGGGCTCATGAAAATCCTGCTTGGCCTGGGGGCTCCGCTGCTCGCAGCCATCGTCTGGGGGACTTTTGTCGCGCCTAAAGCAACGGTTTTGCTGCCGGGAGCGCTGCGGCTGGGGCTCGAGTGCTTGGTTTTTGCCGCCGCCGTAGCTGCCTTGCTCGCCGTGGGCAAACCTGCGCTCGCTGGGGCATTTGCCGCGGTGGCGCTATCCAATCGGGTCTTGATGTACCTCTGGAAACAATAAAGCCCCCCTGGGATTAGGGGACGTGTCTAGCTGAACCGGTTTCAGGTGCTAGCCCTGATCAAAAGCCGCCAACTAAGAGCAGGATCTACAGGGAATGGCCCCAACCGAGCCGCAGGCGGTATGCTCTAGACTCCGGTCTCGTCCTGTTATAAACTTTGACTCGGTATAAAAAGCTGTAGCTGAGAACCGAATCCCCAGATGCATCATGCCCGTTCGGGGCAAAACGGAGGAGCAATGCGAATCAAGAAAATAGGTGTTGTCGGCGCGGGAACGATGGGCGGGGCCATCGCGGCCCTGGCGGCTTCGGCGGGGGTTCCGGTGGTGCTCTTGGACATCCCAGGGCAGCAAGACAAGCTCGAGCTGGTCAAGAAGGGCCTCGAGCGGCAGCTGAAGGCCAAACCTGCTGCTTTTATGGACAAGGGTCGGGCTAGCTTGATCGAACTAGGCACTACCGAGGAACTAGCCAAGCTTAAAGACTGTGACTGGATTGTCGAGGTCATCATCGAGAAGCCCGAGCCCAAGCAAGAGCTTTTCGCTAAACTGGAAAGCGTTTGCAAACCTACCGCCATCGTTTCTTCCAACACCTCGGGCATCCCCATGCGGACCCTACTCGAGGGCCGCTCGGAAGGCTTCCGTAAGCGATTCCTGGGTACCCACTTCTTCGCCCCGGTGCGCTACTTGCACCTTTTGGAGCTGATCCCCACGCCGGACACCGACCCCCAGGTGGTACAGACCATGCGCTACTTCGGAGAGCGCATTCTGGGCAAAGGCACGGTGATCTGTAAAGATGCCCCTGGCTTCATCGCCAACCGACTGGGCGTTTACGGTATGACCCAAGCCATGCGGTTGATGATGGAGGAGGGGCTTACCATTGATGAGGTGGACGCCCTCACCGGTCCCTTGGTGGGCCGCCCCAAGTCGGCCACCTTCCGCACCGGGGATATCTCTGGGTTAGACGTGCTCAAGCTGGTCTCCACTGAGCTTGCCCACACCACCGGGGAAGATTTCCGGATGCCCGACTGGGTGGAGAACCTGATTCAGCAGGGCAACCTCGGTGACAAGACCGGGGCGGGGTTTTACAAGAAAGTCGGCAAGGACATCTTTACCTACGACTACCGCACCGGCGAGTACAAGCCGCAGGAGAAACTGCGCCTTGCAGAGATTGCAGCCATCAAAGACTTACCGCTTTCTGAGCGGCTGAAAAAGGTGGCTGAACTTCCCGGCAAGTACGGTGCTTTCGCCCGTAAGCTCTTTCTGATCACCGCACATTACGCGCTCGAGAAAGCCCCCGAGATCGCCTACGACATCGTGGCGGTGGATCAGGCTATGGAGTGGGGCTTTGCCTGGGAGCAAGGCCCTTTCAAGAACATGGACGCGGTGGGCCTTGACTACCTCCGCCAGGGCTTTGCCGAGTTGGGCCTCGTTGAGCCGGAACTCCTGAAGAAGGCCCAGGGCAGCTTCTACAAGGACGGCACCTACCTGGGCTTCGATGGGCAGTACCACTCCCTCCCCAGGAACCCCGCCCACATTACGGCTTCAGGGCTGCGCAAGGCCGGGAAGGTACTCTTAGAGGGCAAGGAAACCGCTCTGCTCGACCTGGGGGACGGGGTGGCTCTCTTCGAGAACCGGGCTAAGATGGGGACCCTCGGCGAAGGGGTGCTCCGAGAACTGCACAAAGCCCTCGACTGGGTGGAGCAGAGCGATTACCACGGTTTGGTGCTCTCCCACGACGATCCCCGCACCTACTCGGCGGGCGCTAACTTGGCCCTGGTCCTGATGGGGGCGCAGGAAGGTGACTGGGACGAGATGGCCCGGGCTGTACACACCTTCCAGCAGACCGCCATGCGGCTGCGCCGCTCGCCATTCCCGGTAATTTCGGCTCCTTTTGGCCTCACGTTGGGTGGTGGGGCGGAGTTCAGCCTGCACTCAGACCGTATTCAGGCCCACGCTGAGCTGTATATGGGCTTAGTGGAGGTGGGAGTGGGTCTGATCCCGGCGGGCGGCGGCACCAAGGAGATGCTTTTCCGTTTCACCCAGGAGTTATCTGCCTATGGTCCCGACATCGACCTCTTTGAGGGGGTGAAGAGGGCTTTCCAGATGATCGCCTTAGCCCAGACCAGCACCAGCGCGCTCGAGGCCCGCAACATGGGATTCCTGCGCCACGGCGATGGTATCAGCATGAACCGCGATACCCTCATCTCTGACGCCAAAGCCCAGGTGTTGGCCCTGGCCGCAGGCTACGTGCCCCAACCCCCCATGAAGATTCGTGCCTTGGGCGCAGAGGGCATCGGCAACCTGCGCTACGCGCTGTGGCAGTTCCAGGAAGCTGGACAGGCCTCCGAACACGATGCGCGTATCGGGGAGGAACTGGCTTACGTGCTCTGCGGCGGGGACGGCCCGGCCCGTGAGGTCAGCGAACAGGACATCCTGGACCTCGAGCGCGAGGCCTTCCTCAAGCTCTTAGGTACGAAGAAGACCCAAGAGCGCATCGCGCACATGTTGAAGACTGGGAAGCCACTGCGGAACTAGGGGAACTTTATGCACGCCGATGTGCTTTTGTCTGAGGGCTTCTTGCTACACTCAATCCATGAACTACCGTGACTACATTACGCTCGAGCCCGGCAAGCGCAGCGGGAAACCCTGCATTCGCGGGATGCGGATCACAGTGTACGACGTGCTGGAATACCTGGCGAGCGGGATGAGCGTGGAGGAAATCTTAGATGACTTTCCCTATCTAACCCGTGAAGACATCCAGGCGTGTCTGGCCTACGCGGCTGACCGCGAGAAGACCCAGATGGTGGTAGCGGCTTGAAACTGCTGTTGGATCACAACCTCTCTCCCAAGCTGGTCTCGAGGCTGGCCGATCTTTACCCCGGTTCGAGTCATGTGTATTTGCTGGGTCTTGAGACCGCCGATGACCGAGCGGTATGGGAATATGCCCGGCAGGGAGGCTACACAGTGGTAAGCAAAGACTCCGATTACAACGATCTGTCTGTACTGCTGGGTTTCCCACCCAAGCTAGTCTGGATACGACGGGGGAACTGCTCCGTGCGCGAGATTGAGGCCATACTACGGGTTCATCATGCCGAAGTCGCAAGCTTTCTCGAGAACCCGGAAAGCGGGATGTTGATCTTGTTGTAGGCGGGGTGAGGCTTGAGATGATTCATCACTTCGTGGCCCTCGGCGACAGCTTCACCGAAGGAGTAGGCGACCCGGTGGAGGGAATTCCCTTGCGCTCCGCCCACGACTGGCTGGCCGAGTGGATGCGGGCGGCCAGCCCCGGCCTGCGCTACACCAACCTCGCCAGCCGGGGGCTGCGCGCCGGGGAAATCCGCGCGCAGCAACTCCAGCGCGGGCTCAGCCTGGAGCCCGACTTCGTCAGCGTCGTCGCGGGGGCCAACGACTGCCTGAAGGGGCCCTTCAGCGCCGAGCGCCTGCGGGCCGAGCTCAACCTGATGCTGGGGGCCTTCCAGAGCGTGGGGGCGCGGCTCTTCACCGCCACCTTGCCCAACTTCACGCTGCGCCTCGAGCTCCCGGGTGGCGTGCGCGAGCGCGTCGGGCGCAACCTCGAGGCCGCCAACCACATCATCCATGACCTCGCCGGGCGCTACGATGCGATCTTCTTCGACTTCTGGGAGAGCGACCTGGACAAAAATCCAGCCCTTTGGAGCGAAGACGGGGTGCACCCCAACGCCAGGGGCTACCTCGAGATCGCCCGGCAGGTGGCGCCGGTGCTCGAGCGGCACGGCATCGCGGTGCGGGTGCCGGCGGCGCAGGGGGAGGGGAGATGACCACGGCTTTCCCTAAGGCCAAGGCCGAGTCCTGGCGCACCCGTGTCTGGCGCTGGGGCTTCAACCTGTTCCCGGCCTACCGGGGCACGGGCGGGCGGGTGACCTACATCGCCCCCGACTGGAAGGAGGTCCACGTGGCGCTGCCGCTCAACTGGCGCACGCGCAACTACGTAGGGACCATCTTCGGCGGGAGCCTGTACGGCGCCATTGACCCCATCTACATGCTGATGCTCATCCACGTTTTGGGGCCGGAATACATCGTGTGGGACAAGGCGGCTACCATCCGCTTCCGCAAGCCGGGCAAGGCCACGCTCTACGCCCGCTTCGTGCTCACCGACGAGGAGTTAGGGGCCATCCGAACCCTCGCCGCCCAAAACCCCTCCGTAGACCGGGTCTACCCGGTGGAGCTGGTGGACAAAAACGGCGTGGTGCACGCCAGTTTTGAGAAAACCCTGTACATCCGTAAGAAACCTGAAAACCAGTCAAAAAAGCTCGAACCGAGCATAAAGGAGTCCAGATGAGAGAAGCCGTAATCGTGAGTGCAGTGCGTAGCGCCGTTGGGCGCGGGAAAAGCGACGGGTCGCTGGCGAGCGTGCATCCTATTGACCTCTCGGCTACCGTGATGAAAGCCGCCGTTGCAAAAGCCGGGGTGGCCCCCCAGGTCGTCGAAGATGTGCAGTGGGGCTGCGCTATGCCGGAGGGTAGCCAGGGCTTGAACGTGGCCCGGCTCTCGCTCTTGCGGGCGGGGTTTCCCGTCGAGGTGACGGGGGCAACCATCAACCGCTTCTGCTCCTCCGGGCTCCAGAGCATCGCCTATGGGGCCCAGGCCATTCTCTCGGGGATGAACGACGTAGTGCTCGCAGGGGGTGTGGAGATGATGAGCCAGGTGCCGATGTCGGGTTACCACACCCGGCTGCACCCCGAGATGGCCGAGGCCTACATCGGCATGGGTTACACCGCCGAGCGGGTGGCCGAGCGTTGGGGAGTAAGCCGCGAGGATCAGGACGTCTGGGCCTACGGTTCGCACCAGAAAGCTCTCAAGGCCCAGGCCGAGGGCAAGTTTGACGAGGAGATCGTGCCTGTGGTGGTGAAAAAAGTGAGCTGGAAGGGGGCAAAAAAGCAAGTTGAGGAGATTCCCTTTGCCAAGGACGAGATCCCCCGCGCGGACACCAGCCTCGAGCGCCTGGCCAAGCTCAAACCCGCGTTCAAGGAAGGCGGCACCGTGACTGCCGGGAACGCCTCGCCGTACTCGGACGGGGCCGCCGCCGTGCTGCTGATGAGCCGCGAGAAGGCCGATGAGCTGGGCCTCAAACCGCTGGCCCGCTTTGTGAGCTTCGCCACCGGGGGCGTGGACCCAGACATCATGGGGGTGGGACCGATCAAGGCCGTGCCTAAGGCGCTGGCTAAGGCGGGTATTCGCCTCGAGGACATCAAGCTCATCGAGTTTAATGAGGCCTTTGCCGCTCAGGTGCTGGCGGTGATGCGCGAGCTAAGCTTCAACCCTGAGATCGTCAACGTAAATGGTGGGGCCATTGCGCTCGGCCACCCGCTCGGCGCGACCGGGGCCAAGCTCACTACCCAACTCGTCCACGAACTGGCGCGGCGCGGCGGTGGGCTGGGCCTGGTGACGATGTGCATCGGCGGCGGGATGGGGGCCGCAGGGGTTTTTGAGGTCTATCCCCAAAGCTGACCGTCGCTGGCGGCTAGCGGATAGCCAAGAAAGTTTTTTGGTTATCCGCTATTTGCCGGTTGCTCACCCCTTGCTTACCCAAATTGGCTACCCTGGATTCGCTTGACCCCGGACGAGACGCGCCGTACCCGGTCAAGACAAGACGACGCATCCCGGGAGGAGCGTGCCTTATGGCTTGGGTTTTGCTGATCATCGCGGGCCTTTTGGAAACCGCTTGGGCCATCGGGCTCAAATACACCGAAGGCTTTACCCGGCTCTGGCCCAGCGTGTTCACCGCGGTGGCCATTGGGGGAGCATGTTCTTGTTGTCGCTGGCTGCCCGGACCCTCCCCATCGGGACCGCCTACGCGGTGTGGGTGGGGATCGGGGCTTTGGGTGCGGCGGTGTTGGGGGTCGTGCTCTTCAAAGAGCCGCTCTCGCTGGCTCGAGCTTTTTTCCTGGCCTTGCTGTTGGCTTCGATCATCGGGCTTAAGCTGACCTCGAGCGAGCCCTGAGGCCCTTTGCCTCGCCTAGCAGGGTTTGCGGGAGGTATTCGTGTAGACCGCTCTGAAAGCCCTATATAGTGCTAGGGATGGAGGTGCAGATCTTCGGGCTAAAGAGTTCTTCGGCGACCCGCGCCGCCGAGCGCTTCTTCAAGGAGCGCCGTGTCAAGATCCACTTTGTAGATCTGTCCCAGCGCCCTATGAGCAAGGGGGAGATCGGGCGATTTGCGCAGAAATTCGGGCTCGAGGTCCTGATCGACACCCAGACCAAAGCCTACCGCGATAGCTACCTCGAGTACCTTCGCGTGACCGAAGAGGAGCTGCTCAGAAAGATCGCTGCCGAGCCCCGACTGCTCAAGTTGCCCCTGGTACGCAGCGGCAACCTGCTAAGCGTTGGGCTGGCCCAGGCGGAGTGGAAAAAATGGCTGTCGGGCGTGTAAAGCTAGGCCACGTGTGATCTGAACTCCACCCCAAGCGTTCGGCCAAGGGCTGGCTAGTGGCGCTTCTTCTGTCGGGACCCCCAAAGGCAAAACGAACTAGGCGGACTTCGCTTACACCGGTTCTCTAGCCTTTCGAGCGGGCAACCCGCAAGGTATCCGGTGCGGCTCGAGGTGACCTACTATCCTTCGGGCCGCACCGTTACCGAAAGCCCAATATTCCATGTCCAACCTTCCCGCTAGCCGCTACCTCGGATTGCGCCCACCTCGGTTGGCGCAAGAGCACAGTAGCCCGCCATTGAACCCGGACAAACACATGTGAGACTCTAAGCTGGGATAAAAAGAGGGGAACCGACCAGGAAAGGAGGTTCCCCAGGTGCAGTTTACCACCGTTGGCCGAGAGATATGGAGAGGCGCTAGACAAGCACAGAGGCTGGCCGAGGCCAACGCAAGCGACCCAGAGGTCCAGGAACGTCTGCGCAAGCTCCGACTGGTCAAAGCCCTGCGTGAAAGTAAAAAGAGCTGGAAGGAGATCCAGGACCTGGTCGGGATCAGCCGGGCCACCTACCACCGCTGGCAAAAAGCCCTAAAAGAAAAGGGCCTGGCTGGACTCAAACCCCGCTCCCGCCGCCCTAAGCACCTGCGCACAAAGGTCCACTGGACCCCAGGGCTGCTCATTAGAATAGAAACTCTCCGCAAGGAAAACCCCACCTGGGGACGCTGGTCCATCTGGCTTACCCTCCGCAAGGAGGGTTTCCAGATGAGCGAACGCACGGTGGGGCGCATCCTGGCCTACCTGGAGAAGCACCGACGTATCGAGAGCGTGGCCGGCTACCTGGCCCGGACTCAAAGAGGGAAGCTAAAGCGAAGGGTAAACCGGCCCTACGCCAAAAGGAAGCCCCGAGGATACGAGGCCAGGGCTCCTGGGGACCTGGTCCAGGTGGACACCCTCACCCTGACCTTAGGACCGGGAAGCATGGTCAAGCACTTCTCGGCGATTGACCTCCATAGCCGGTTTGTCCTGGCGGAGGTGCACAGCCGGGCCACGGCTAAGCTTTCTGAGGGGTTCTTGTCCTTGCTTCTGGCCAGGGCCCCTTTTCCCATCCGGGCCATCCAGGTGGATGGGGGCAGCGAGTTCATGGCCGAGTTTGAGGAGGCCTGCTGTGCTCTGGGGATTGCCTTGTTTGTGCTACCGCCGAGGAGTCCTAAACTCAATGGTCACGTGGAGCGGATGCAGCGGACCTTCAAGGAGGAGTTCTACACCCGGGCCTTTGCCCACCCCGCTCAGCGAGCTGCAGGCAGAGCTGGATACCTACCTGGACTACTACAACCGCCGAAGGCCTCACATGGCCCTGGGGGGTCTTGCTCCGCTGGAGTTTTTGGCTAAGATGCAAGAGGAGTCGGTTCCTCAAAGAGTCTCAAATGTGTTGACCGATTACAGCCATTTGACCAAGCGGGGGTTTGCGGATAAAATTTGACTGAGTATAAGATTATATCCGGTCAACCGAGGTGAGGCATGATTGCAGATCGTAAGTTGGCAAAAAAAGGCGGCGGCTGGCTGCTGGAAAAACCTGAGGCCATCTTTACCCCCGAGGACTTCGACGACACCACCCGCATGATCCAAGATACCGTGCGGCAGTTCGTGGAAAAGGAATACCGTCCGGTAGCCGAGGCGATGGAACACGGCGCCCTCGAGCACAATATTCCCTTGCTCAAGAAAGCAGGCGAGCTGGGCCTTTTGGGGGTAGAGGTTTCAGAGGAGTATGGCGGCCTCGACCTGCCCAAAACTGTTTCCACGGTGATCGCCGAAGGGCTTTCCCCGACCGGAGGTTTTAGCGTCAGCTACGGGGTGCAAACCAGCATTGGTCTGCTGCCGTTGGTCTACTGGGGCACCAAGGAGCAGAAGGACAGGTACCTTGCCAAACTGGTCTCCGGCGAGTTGATCGCCGCCTACTGCCTCACCGAGCCGCAGTCCGGCTCTGACGCGATGGGTGCCAAGACCCGTGCCGAACTCAGCGAGGACGGCAAGTACTACATCATCAACGGGACCAAGATGTGGATCAGCAACGCTGGCTTCGCTCATCTCTTCACCGTCTTCGCCAAAACCAAGGAGGGCCTCACTGCCTTTTTGGTCGAGCGGGACACGCCGGGGTTGCGTCTGGGCGGGGAAGAAAAGAAGATGGGGATCAAATCCTCGAGCACCCGCCAGGTATTCTTCGAGGACGTTAAGGTTCCCGTTGAGAACGTGCTGGGCGAGCTGGGCAAGGGGCACAAGATCGCCTTTAACGTGCTCAACGTGGGACGCTACAAGCTGGGGGCAGGGGCCATCGGTGGAGCCAAGGAGGCCCTCGCACTTTCTGCCAAGTACGCTAAGGAGCGGGTCGCTTTCGGCCAGCCCATCGCCAACTTTGGCCTTATTCAGCAAAAGCTCGCTGAAATGGCCTCGCGGATTTTTGCCGGGGAAAGCGCTGTATACCGCACGATGGGCTTGATCGACGAAGCCATCGCGGGAAAAACCGGAACCGAGGCGGTGCTAGCGGGTATCGAGGAGTACGCAGTAGAAGCTAGCATCATCAAGGTGCTGGGGTCGGAGATCCTCGACTATGCTGTGGACGAGGGCGTACAGATTCATGGCGGCTACGGCTATTCGGGTGAGTACGCTATCGAGCGGGCTTACCGCGACAGCCGCATCAACCGCATCTTTGAAGGGACCAATGAGATCAACCGCCTGCTGATCCCTGGGATGCTCCTGCGGCGGGCCATGAAGGGCGAGCTTCCGCTGGTAGATGCTGCCATGCGGCTGCAAAGGGAACTGCTCGAGCCCTCCTTTGACGAGCCCGAGGACAAGGAGATGGCAGAGCTCGAGAACCTCAAGAAGCTAGTGTTGATGATCGCTGGGCTGGCTGCGATGAAGTGGGGCACCAAGGTGGAGGAGGAGCAGGAGGTGTTGGCGGTGGCCGCTGATATCCTCATCGATATCTACGCGGCCGAGTCGGCCCTGCTGCGTTCGCGCCGCTTGGGGGGCGGGGTCTACGCGGACATGTCCCGGCTATACCAGTACCAAGCTGTTGACCGCGCCCAAGCTGGCGCGCTGTCGGTGCTGCCCCGCCTAGCCGAGGGCGACGAGTTGCGGGGGATGGTCTCTGCAGCCCGCCGCTTGACCAAACATGAACCGATGGACTTGGTAGAAATACGCCGCCGAATCGCCAAAGCGGTGCTCGAGCGCGATGGGTATCCACAGCCCAGAGCCTAAACCCCCCTACGCGGCCAGAAAGCTAGACGTCGGCTGAACCAAGCTCTATTCGGTTTTTTCCGGTGTTCTTAGCTCGGTACAAAGCCCCATCGGCTTTGGCCAGCAACTCGTCCAGGGTTCGATGGCTTAGCTCCAGCGCTACCACCCCCATGCTGACGGTAGCGACGATGGGGCTTCCTGCGTATGTGACAGGATTGTTGAGGATTTCCTGGTGGATGCGCATAGCTACCTCGAGGGCTTCGGGGATTTGGGTGTTTGGCAGCAATACCGCAAACTCCTCACCGCCGTAGCGGGCCACCAAATCCCCTTTGCGAACGTGGGCCCGGGTCACCTCGGCGATGCGGGCGAGTACCTGATCTCCTACCAGGTGCCCGTGGGTGTCGTTAATCTTCTTGAAGTCATCGGCATCGAAAAGCAGTACCGAAAGGGGTTTGAGATCGCGCTGGGCCATTGCGAACATCTGCTGGGCTTGTTGGATGAAGTAACGCCGGTTATGGGTATTGGTCAGGTAATCGGTGATGGAAAGTCGGTGCAGCTCACTGTAGGCTTGCTCGAGCTGCGCGATGAGGCGGAGCTGGAAGTAACTAAACACCGGGGCGATAATGAGCGGGACGATAAACCCTATAAATAAACCGCTGGCGGATACATGTCCGTTTTGGAGATAGCTCACTGCGGATGTAAGCATCAGGGAAAGCGCTACCGAGGCTAGGGTGAGAAGCCCAACCACCCGCACGGTGCCATATTGCTTGAGAAGTTTGCGCAGCATAAGCTCTCTACTCTCGGCCCCAGGCTTCATTAATGGGCTATGTTGCGGCGCGGTGGCACAGGTTTGGACGATGTTTTATGGGGAAGTCGGGGACCCTCCATTGCGCCTAACTCTAGGCCGGTTTGCGTTATACCAGCGTTACCGGACGGTCGTTTTAGAGATCGGGGATGAGGAAGGCGGATGTAGCGTGTAAACTCGAAAGACGTATGCGCTTGGCAATTGTGGGCGTGGGCAAGATGGGCCGGAGCATCCTCGAGGGCATCCTCAAAGCGGAGTTTCTGGCTCCCCAAGAAGTAGGCGTGGTAGACATAAAGGAATATGCGCAAGGGGTAGCGGCCCAGTATGGGGTAAAGGTCCTTACCCATTCCGAACTGCGCGTGGCGGAGCGGGTCTTGATCAGTGTACAACCCAAAGACCTGCCCACGGTAGCACCCCAGATCACCCATCCCAATACCGGTTATATCTCGATCATGGCGGGGGTTTCCACCCGTGTCCTGACCGAGCGCCTGGGTACGCGGCGGGTGGTGCGGGCTATGCCCAACCTAGCGGCTACCATTGGTAAAAGTTCGACGGCGGTGGTGGGCCCGCGCGAGGCGGAAGAGGCGGGGGATCTAGAGTTCGCCCGGCAACTCTTCGCTACCGTGGGTGATGTCTACGACCTCCCAGAGCGCCTTTTCGATGCCTTTACCGGGATGTCGGCTTCGGCTCCGGCTTACGTGGCGATGGTCGCCGAAGCCTTGGCCGACGGTGGGGTGAAGATGGGGATTCCCCGCGCCCAAGCCCTCAAGCTGGCCGCCGATGTGCTCATCGCTACCGGAGAGTTGTTACGGTATAAGCATCCGGCTGTGATTAAGGATGAGGTAAGCAGCCCCGGCGGGACCACTATCCATGGGGTGGCGGCGCTCGAGGCCCGCGGAATCCGCGCGGCCCTCATCGAAGCTGTTCAGGCCGCTACCCTTCGCGGCCATGAGCTGGGTCAGGACGAATAACCCAACCAAGGAAAAAACGCTCGGTAAAATCCAAAGGATGCGCCCTGTCACGATCATGCTCGCTTTGATTCTGGGT
This window harbors:
- the proC gene encoding pyrroline-5-carboxylate reductase, with protein sequence MRLAIVGVGKMGRSILEGILKAEFLAPQEVGVVDIKEYAQGVAAQYGVKVLTHSELRVAERVLISVQPKDLPTVAPQITHPNTGYISIMAGVSTRVLTERLGTRRVVRAMPNLAATIGKSSTAVVGPREAEEAGDLEFARQLFATVGDVYDLPERLFDAFTGMSASAPAYVAMVAEALADGGVKMGIPRAQALKLAADVLIATGELLRYKHPAVIKDEVSSPGGTTIHGVAALEARGIRAALIEAVQAATLRGHELGQDE
- a CDS encoding arsenate reductase family protein; protein product: MEVQIFGLKSSSATRAAERFFKERRVKIHFVDLSQRPMSKGEIGRFAQKFGLEVLIDTQTKAYRDSYLEYLRVTEEELLRKIAAEPRLLKLPLVRSGNLLSVGLAQAEWKKWLSGV
- a CDS encoding thiolase family protein, with the translated sequence MREAVIVSAVRSAVGRGKSDGSLASVHPIDLSATVMKAAVAKAGVAPQVVEDVQWGCAMPEGSQGLNVARLSLLRAGFPVEVTGATINRFCSSGLQSIAYGAQAILSGMNDVVLAGGVEMMSQVPMSGYHTRLHPEMAEAYIGMGYTAERVAERWGVSREDQDVWAYGSHQKALKAQAEGKFDEEIVPVVVKKVSWKGAKKQVEEIPFAKDEIPRADTSLERLAKLKPAFKEGGTVTAGNASPYSDGAAAVLLMSREKADELGLKPLARFVSFATGGVDPDIMGVGPIKAVPKALAKAGIRLEDIKLIEFNEAFAAQVLAVMRELSFNPEIVNVNGGAIALGHPLGATGAKLTTQLVHELARRGGGLGLVTMCIGGGMGAAGVFEVYPQS
- a CDS encoding GGDEF domain-containing protein → MLRKLLKQYGTVRVVGLLTLASVALSLMLTSAVSYLQNGHVSASGLFIGFIVPLIIAPVFSYFQLRLIAQLEQAYSELHRLSITDYLTNTHNRRYFIQQAQQMFAMAQRDLKPLSVLLFDADDFKKINDTHGHLVGDQVLARIAEVTRAHVRKGDLVARYGGEEFAVLLPNTQIPEALEVAMRIHQEILNNPVTYAGSPIVATVSMGVVALELSHRTLDELLAKADGALYRAKNTGKNRIELGSADV
- a CDS encoding acyl-CoA dehydrogenase family protein, yielding MIADRKLAKKGGGWLLEKPEAIFTPEDFDDTTRMIQDTVRQFVEKEYRPVAEAMEHGALEHNIPLLKKAGELGLLGVEVSEEYGGLDLPKTVSTVIAEGLSPTGGFSVSYGVQTSIGLLPLVYWGTKEQKDRYLAKLVSGELIAAYCLTEPQSGSDAMGAKTRAELSEDGKYYIINGTKMWISNAGFAHLFTVFAKTKEGLTAFLVERDTPGLRLGGEEKKMGIKSSSTRQVFFEDVKVPVENVLGELGKGHKIAFNVLNVGRYKLGAGAIGGAKEALALSAKYAKERVAFGQPIANFGLIQQKLAEMASRIFAGESAVYRTMGLIDEAIAGKTGTEAVLAGIEEYAVEASIIKVLGSEILDYAVDEGVQIHGGYGYSGEYAIERAYRDSRINRIFEGTNEINRLLIPGMLLRRAMKGELPLVDAAMRLQRELLEPSFDEPEDKEMAELENLKKLVLMIAGLAAMKWGTKVEEEQEVLAVAADILIDIYAAESALLRSRRLGGGVYADMSRLYQYQAVDRAQAGALSVLPRLAEGDELRGMVSAARRLTKHEPMDLVEIRRRIAKAVLERDGYPQPRA